The following coding sequences lie in one Crassostrea angulata isolate pt1a10 chromosome 10, ASM2561291v2, whole genome shotgun sequence genomic window:
- the LOC128168291 gene encoding beta-1,4-N-acetylgalactosaminyltransferase bre-4-like isoform X1: protein MMRRMTVSVIQSSMSLTVVKKAAVLIIFLQTVHLVLWYSSVKGKPRAMYEQNGNISVNICPLIPQGLVGKINVEKSNTDWLKIESKYTMVSNGSHHPENCSARHKVAILVPFRDRESHLRIFLNHMHAFLMKQQLEYAIYVVELDKDIPFNRGFLFNVGFMEATKDKEFGCFVFHDVDLLPLNDQNLYQCPDQPRHMSVAIDKYKFKLLYDENFGGVSSMSKDHFKTINGYSNLFFGWGGEDDDLFNRIVSNKMIITRILSNIASYTMLPHIHASENPLRYEVLTTGKNESTQNKDGLSNLKYHVTEKIYRKLFVHIKVTINKADAIDQLKSRIKESSKLQKLFNLSNSTFKKKLRKHTRSRIKQNKF from the exons ATGATGCGACGAATG ACTGTGAGTGTCATTCAGAGCAGCATGTCGTTGACCGTTGTAAAAAAGGCAGCTGTTCTTATTATTTTCCTCCAGACAGTGCACCTAGTACTTTGGTATTCTTCAGTAAAAGGCAAACCCCGTGCTATGTATGAACAGAATGGCAACATCT ctGTAAACATATGTCCCCTTATTCCGCAAGGCTTAG TTGGTAAAATCAATGTGGAGAAAAGTAACACAGACTGGTTGAAGATAGAAAGCAAATACACCATGGTGTCGAATGGCAGTCATCATCCCGAAAACTGCAGTGCAAGACACAAAGTAGCGATTCTTGTACCATTTCGAGATCGGGAAAGCCACCTTAGAATTTTTCTGAATCACATGCACGCCTTTCTAATGAAACAGCAACTGGAATATGCAATCTACGTTGTGGAGCTT GATAAAGACATACCATTCAACAGAGGGTTTTTATTCAACGTTGGGTTCATGGAGGCAACCAAAGACAAGGAATTTGGTTGCTTTGTGTTTCATGATGTCGATCTCTTGCCTCTGAATGATCAAAACCTTTACCAATGTCCAGACCAACCAAGACATATGTCTGTTGCTATAGACAAGTACAAATTTAA ACTTCTGTATGACGAAAACTTCGGAGGGGTGTCATCGATGTCAAAAGACCACTTTAAAACTATTAATGGTTACTCAAATCTTTTCTTTGGATGGGGAGGGGAAGATGACGATTTATTTAATAG GATTGTTTCAAACAAGATGATAATTACCAGAATCCTGAGTAACATAGCGTCATATACTATGCTTCCTCATATCCATGCATCTGAAAATCCTTTACG GTATGAAGTTTTAACCACTGGTAAAAACGAATCAACACAGAATAAAGACGGATTAAGCAATTTAAAGTACCATGTTACAGAGAAGATATACAGAAAATTGTTTGTTCATATAAAAGTGACCATAAATAAAGCAG ATGCTATTGATCAGCTGAAAAGTCGTATCAAAGAATCATCAAAACTGCAGAAACTCTTCAATTTATCGAATTCAACGTTCAAAAAGAAATTGAGAAAACACACCAGATCAAGAATAAAACAGaataagttttga
- the LOC128168291 gene encoding beta-1,4-N-acetylgalactosaminyltransferase bre-4-like isoform X3, whose product MMRRMTVSVIQSSMSLTVVKKAAVLIIFLQTVHLVLWYSSVKGKPRAMYEQNGNISVNICPLIPQGLVGKINVEKSNTDWLKIESKYTMVSNGSHHPENCSARHKVAILVPFRDRESHLRIFLNHMHAFLMKQQLEYAIYVVELDKDIPFNRGFLFNVGFMEATKDKEFGCFVFHDVDLLPLNDQNLYQCPDQPRHMSVAIDKYKFKLLYDENFGGVSSMSKDHFKTINGYSNLFFGWGGEDDDLFNRIVSNKMIITRILSNIASYTMLPHIHASENPLRCY is encoded by the exons ATGATGCGACGAATG ACTGTGAGTGTCATTCAGAGCAGCATGTCGTTGACCGTTGTAAAAAAGGCAGCTGTTCTTATTATTTTCCTCCAGACAGTGCACCTAGTACTTTGGTATTCTTCAGTAAAAGGCAAACCCCGTGCTATGTATGAACAGAATGGCAACATCT ctGTAAACATATGTCCCCTTATTCCGCAAGGCTTAG TTGGTAAAATCAATGTGGAGAAAAGTAACACAGACTGGTTGAAGATAGAAAGCAAATACACCATGGTGTCGAATGGCAGTCATCATCCCGAAAACTGCAGTGCAAGACACAAAGTAGCGATTCTTGTACCATTTCGAGATCGGGAAAGCCACCTTAGAATTTTTCTGAATCACATGCACGCCTTTCTAATGAAACAGCAACTGGAATATGCAATCTACGTTGTGGAGCTT GATAAAGACATACCATTCAACAGAGGGTTTTTATTCAACGTTGGGTTCATGGAGGCAACCAAAGACAAGGAATTTGGTTGCTTTGTGTTTCATGATGTCGATCTCTTGCCTCTGAATGATCAAAACCTTTACCAATGTCCAGACCAACCAAGACATATGTCTGTTGCTATAGACAAGTACAAATTTAA ACTTCTGTATGACGAAAACTTCGGAGGGGTGTCATCGATGTCAAAAGACCACTTTAAAACTATTAATGGTTACTCAAATCTTTTCTTTGGATGGGGAGGGGAAGATGACGATTTATTTAATAG GATTGTTTCAAACAAGATGATAATTACCAGAATCCTGAGTAACATAGCGTCATATACTATGCTTCCTCATATCCATGCATCTGAAAATCCTTTACG ATGCTATTGA
- the LOC128168291 gene encoding beta-1,4-N-acetylgalactosaminyltransferase bre-4-like isoform X2, translated as MSLTVVKKAAVLIIFLQTVHLVLWYSSVKGKPRAMYEQNGNISVNICPLIPQGLVGKINVEKSNTDWLKIESKYTMVSNGSHHPENCSARHKVAILVPFRDRESHLRIFLNHMHAFLMKQQLEYAIYVVELDKDIPFNRGFLFNVGFMEATKDKEFGCFVFHDVDLLPLNDQNLYQCPDQPRHMSVAIDKYKFKLLYDENFGGVSSMSKDHFKTINGYSNLFFGWGGEDDDLFNRIVSNKMIITRILSNIASYTMLPHIHASENPLRYEVLTTGKNESTQNKDGLSNLKYHVTEKIYRKLFVHIKVTINKADAIDQLKSRIKESSKLQKLFNLSNSTFKKKLRKHTRSRIKQNKF; from the exons ATGTCGTTGACCGTTGTAAAAAAGGCAGCTGTTCTTATTATTTTCCTCCAGACAGTGCACCTAGTACTTTGGTATTCTTCAGTAAAAGGCAAACCCCGTGCTATGTATGAACAGAATGGCAACATCT ctGTAAACATATGTCCCCTTATTCCGCAAGGCTTAG TTGGTAAAATCAATGTGGAGAAAAGTAACACAGACTGGTTGAAGATAGAAAGCAAATACACCATGGTGTCGAATGGCAGTCATCATCCCGAAAACTGCAGTGCAAGACACAAAGTAGCGATTCTTGTACCATTTCGAGATCGGGAAAGCCACCTTAGAATTTTTCTGAATCACATGCACGCCTTTCTAATGAAACAGCAACTGGAATATGCAATCTACGTTGTGGAGCTT GATAAAGACATACCATTCAACAGAGGGTTTTTATTCAACGTTGGGTTCATGGAGGCAACCAAAGACAAGGAATTTGGTTGCTTTGTGTTTCATGATGTCGATCTCTTGCCTCTGAATGATCAAAACCTTTACCAATGTCCAGACCAACCAAGACATATGTCTGTTGCTATAGACAAGTACAAATTTAA ACTTCTGTATGACGAAAACTTCGGAGGGGTGTCATCGATGTCAAAAGACCACTTTAAAACTATTAATGGTTACTCAAATCTTTTCTTTGGATGGGGAGGGGAAGATGACGATTTATTTAATAG GATTGTTTCAAACAAGATGATAATTACCAGAATCCTGAGTAACATAGCGTCATATACTATGCTTCCTCATATCCATGCATCTGAAAATCCTTTACG GTATGAAGTTTTAACCACTGGTAAAAACGAATCAACACAGAATAAAGACGGATTAAGCAATTTAAAGTACCATGTTACAGAGAAGATATACAGAAAATTGTTTGTTCATATAAAAGTGACCATAAATAAAGCAG ATGCTATTGATCAGCTGAAAAGTCGTATCAAAGAATCATCAAAACTGCAGAAACTCTTCAATTTATCGAATTCAACGTTCAAAAAGAAATTGAGAAAACACACCAGATCAAGAATAAAACAGaataagttttga
- the LOC128164574 gene encoding beta-1,4-N-acetylgalactosaminyltransferase bre-4-like isoform X2 produces MLYSAKLSFCVAIAIQMCIICVWIFFYKRNFQMCGRQYGEIATLTKTEGRLTTCPLIPIGLVGSITVNKTDPQTWTTIEQKYSVIKDGGFVPENCTSRQRVTILVPFRDRESHLRIFLNHMHAFLMKQQLEYAIYVIEQSKDFEFNRGFLFNVGFKEALKDSDYDCFVFHDVDLLPENDHNIYTCPVDQPKHLSVILENWDYKVVWANMSIYRAITGVGRYSSLQHVTATENPARYKILSKGKEQMWKDGLSSLNYIIIQKKTKKLFNHIIVKTI; encoded by the exons ATGTTATATTCTGCCAAGCTCTCTTTTTGTGTTGCAATTGCCATCCAAATGTGTATAATTTGCGTGTGGATATTTTTCTacaaaagaaattttcaaatgtgtggaCGACAGTATG GTGAAATCGCCACTCTGACAAAGACAGAAGGCAGACTAACAACTTGCCCACTTATTCCTATTGGATTAG TTGGAAGCATCACTGTTAATAAAACTGATCCGCAAACATGGACGACGATTGAACAGAAGTATAGTGTAATAAAAGACGGTGGTTTTGTGCCTGAAAACTGTACGTCCCGACAGCGAGTGACCATTCTCGTTCCATTTCGCGACAGGGAAAGCCATCTTAGAATTTTTCTGAATCATATGCACGCCTTTCTTATGAAACAACAACTGGAATATGCAATATACGTTATAGAACAG TCCAAAGATTTTGAATTCAATCGGGGTTTCTTGTTCAATGTTGGATTTAAGGAAGCTCTCAAAGACTCTGACTACGACTGCTTTGTGTTTCACGATGTGGATCTTCTTCCGGAAAACGACCACAATATCTACACCTGTCCTGTTGACCAACCAAAACATTTATCTGTTATCTTGGAGAACTGGGATTACAA GGTAGTATGGGCAAATATGTCCATATACAGAGCCATAACTGGTGTTGGAAGGTACTCTTCTCTTCAACATGTGACAGCAACAGAAAATCCAGcaag gtACAAAATCCTCAGTAAAGGAAAAGAGCAGATGTGGAAGGACGGGCTGAGTTCCCTCAACTATATaataatacagaaaaaaactaaaaaactgtTCAATCATATCATTGTAAAAACAATATAA
- the LOC128164574 gene encoding beta-1,4-N-acetylgalactosaminyltransferase bre-4-like isoform X1, with protein MLYSAKLSFCVAIAIQMCIICVWIFFYKRNFQMCGRQYGEIATLTKTEGRLTTCPLIPIGLVGSITVNKTDPQTWTTIEQKYSVIKDGGFVPENCTSRQRVTILVPFRDRESHLRIFLNHMHAFLMKQQLEYAIYVIEQSKDFEFNRGFLFNVGFKEALKDSDYDCFVFHDVDLLPENDHNIYTCPVDQPKHLSVILENWDYKLPYDANFGGVSAMTKEQYEAVNGFSNSFFGWGGEDDDFYNRVVWANMSIYRAITGVGRYSSLQHVTATENPARYKILSKGKEQMWKDGLSSLNYIIIQKKTKKLFNHIIVKTI; from the exons ATGTTATATTCTGCCAAGCTCTCTTTTTGTGTTGCAATTGCCATCCAAATGTGTATAATTTGCGTGTGGATATTTTTCTacaaaagaaattttcaaatgtgtggaCGACAGTATG GTGAAATCGCCACTCTGACAAAGACAGAAGGCAGACTAACAACTTGCCCACTTATTCCTATTGGATTAG TTGGAAGCATCACTGTTAATAAAACTGATCCGCAAACATGGACGACGATTGAACAGAAGTATAGTGTAATAAAAGACGGTGGTTTTGTGCCTGAAAACTGTACGTCCCGACAGCGAGTGACCATTCTCGTTCCATTTCGCGACAGGGAAAGCCATCTTAGAATTTTTCTGAATCATATGCACGCCTTTCTTATGAAACAACAACTGGAATATGCAATATACGTTATAGAACAG TCCAAAGATTTTGAATTCAATCGGGGTTTCTTGTTCAATGTTGGATTTAAGGAAGCTCTCAAAGACTCTGACTACGACTGCTTTGTGTTTCACGATGTGGATCTTCTTCCGGAAAACGACCACAATATCTACACCTGTCCTGTTGACCAACCAAAACATTTATCTGTTATCTTGGAGAACTGGGATTACAA ATTGCCGTATGATGCAAATTTTGGAGGTGTTTCGGCCATGACAAAAGAACAATATGAAGCTGTCAATGGGTTTTCAAATAGCTTCTTTGGTTGGGGCGGAGAAGATGACGACTTTTACAACag GGTAGTATGGGCAAATATGTCCATATACAGAGCCATAACTGGTGTTGGAAGGTACTCTTCTCTTCAACATGTGACAGCAACAGAAAATCCAGcaag gtACAAAATCCTCAGTAAAGGAAAAGAGCAGATGTGGAAGGACGGGCTGAGTTCCCTCAACTATATaataatacagaaaaaaactaaaaaactgtTCAATCATATCATTGTAAAAACAATATAA